The Hemitrygon akajei unplaced genomic scaffold, sHemAka1.3 Scf000034, whole genome shotgun sequence region ttcaagtaactcatttgctctttgttgcctctacctgctatacacttctctctttttcttaaccagatcgccaatatcccttgaaaaccaaggttccgtgtgcctgttaactttgtcttttatcctggcaggaaaatgcaaactctgcaccctcaaaatttcacatttggaggccttccacttactgaacacatccttgtcaggaaaaaaaaacttatcccaatccactcttcctagatcctttttcatttccacaatatTGGCCCTTcttcaatttagaacctcaacttgaggaccagacccatccttatacataattaacttgaaactaatgacattatggtcactggacccaaaatgtccgcccacacatacttctgtcacctgacctgtctggtttcctaataggagatcaaatattgcatcctctctcgtaggtacctctacatattgatttagaaaactttcctgaaaacatttcacaaactccaagccatctagccctattacagtttgggagttccagtcaatatgtggaaagttaaaagcccctactattacaacttcctgtttcttacatcggtatactatctttatacagattcactcctccaattctctctgactattgggctgtctataatatacccctattagtgtggtaacacctttcccgttcctcagctccacccatatggcctctgtagacaagccctccggtctgtcctgtctacgcacagctgtgatatttcatgtctgaaacaacgaatatttctatcatgtataaaccttaggtgggaggttatctttttgtattaatgtattaaaaataaattataaattctaccaatgagaattacaaattctcttactgaaggattcatattcaaaatagtatccaacaaatcagattcttgcatatatgggaacttagataattaatttttgtaaaaaaatttctaacctgaagatattgtagtaagtgtgtatgagagagaatatttgctaattaactcttcaaatgtcatcaatcaaccatgacaaaataaatgataataaaaataaataaatctgcaaaaaaaaagcagatccccttaatcactaaaaattaaacaagtttgggagagagaacttaacatgacctttgttaatgaagatggtcaattcttctttaatatgtgccaatcagtgtttaattcaatttaaaattgttcactgttaacaaaggagagaccatccaaaatatttcctaacatagacaattattgcgataggtataaaactgaagtagccactttttcacatatgttctggtcatgttcttcatcaaaatctttttggaaatctttattttctacaatttctaaagctctgaaaattaatttacaacctaatgtacaaacctttgatttctgtctatacatgcagtcctcgcatgacctttatcctcctccacctcactatctgctctaacattctggttcccctccctctgcaaatcttttttacccccccccccccacaagcagcactagcaaatctacccTCAAGAATGTTAGTTCCTCtacagttcaggggcaaaccgtcccgtcggaacaggccccaccttcccgggaacaaagcccaattgtccagaaacatgaagccctccctcctgcaccatctccttggcCACGTATTtggctgcactctccgcacatttatatttacagggactttactcctgacgccggtcccgggacccgacccatttacagacccggagcggaaccggagcagattctcagccactggttttcatacCAGGTCACGAAGAAAGGatgaagtttccccgtgaatttattcccagtgaaggtgtggagatgggacttggtctccgcgttgtaaaatgaaactgtcccggactcgtaactgagataaactcccaccctcccggggatgggaccggcagcgagacagGACTCGGGGGAGGTGAGATCACCGTACtcgtcataatcccgatgtaacacgtcataatcccgatatAACAACCCATCAACCAgcctgatgacccagaatccggtctccggactcagactgacccctcccttcctctccacagactctgcggcgactcccagacaccagaccCGATTCcgcgtcacctccacctcccagtaatgtctccccgatgtgaatccctccgatcccagcacacattcccagtatgtgaatctcttcccggtgtcagggagatccctctgGGTCcgggtccatctcacactcttccgatcctcagacacctcgagcagcggattcgccgtttccacatccagggtgacagagactggggggagaagcagagaattagagagtccccggggatcggggggagactcgggcagcccggccccgggggatcggggggagactcgggcggcgcggccccggggatcgggggcagactcgggcagcgcggcccgggggatcggggggagactcgggcggcgcggcccctggggatcggggggagactcagacagcgcggccccggggatcggggggagactcggacagcgcggccccggagatcggggggaaactcgggcagcgcggccctggggatcggggggagactcgggcagcgcggccccggggatcggggggagactcggacagcgcggccccggggatcgggggggggggagactcgggcagcggagccccggggatcggggggggggggagactcgggcagcggagccccggggatcggggggggagactcgggcagcggagccctggggatcggggggagactcgggcagcgcggccccggggatcggggggagactcggacagcgcggccccggggatcggggggggggggggggagactcgggcagcggagccccggggatcgggggggagactcggacagcgcgtccccggggatcgggggggagactcggacagcgcggccccggggatcggggggggggagactcgggcagcggagccccggggatcggggagagactcgggcagcgcggccccggggatcgggggggtggggagactcgggcagcggagccccggggatcgggggggggggggggagactcggacaccgcggccccggggatcggggggagactcgggcagcgcggccccggggatcgggggagactcgggcagcgcggcaccggggatcgggggaagactcgggcagcacggccctggggaccggggggagactcgggcagcgcggccccggtgatcggggggagactcggacagcgcggccccggggatcgggcggGGGGGGGGACTCGGGcaacgcggccccggggatcgggcgggggaagactcgggcagcgcggccctggggaccggggggagaatcgggcagcgcggccccggggatcgggaggggaggggagactcgggcagcgcggccccggggatctggggggggggggggggggggagactcggacaccGCGGCCCCGGGGACCAGGGGAAGACTCGTGCAGCGCGGCCCCtggggaccggggggagactcgggcagcgcggccccggggatcggggggagacacgggcagcgcggccccggtgatcggggggagactcggacagcgcggccccggggatcgggcggggggagactcgggcagcgcggccccggggatcggggggagactcgggtagcgcggccccggggatcggggggagactcgggccgcgcggccccggggatcggggggagactcgggcagcggggccccggggatcgggggggagacacgggcagcgcggccccggggatcgggggggggagactcggatagcgcggccccggggatcgggggggggggggagactcgggcagcgcggccccggggatcggggggagactcgggcagcgcggccccgggaatcggggggagactcgggcagcgcggccccgggaatcggggggagactcggacagcgcggccccggggatcggggggagactcggacagcgcggccccggggatcggggagagactcaggcagcgcggcccctgagatcggggggagactcggacggcgcggccccggggatcgggggggaggtgagactcgggcagcgcggccccggggatcggggatcggggggagactcgggcagcgcggccccggggatcggggatcgggggggagactcgggcagcgcggccccggggatcggggggagactcgggcagcccgGCCCCGGGACCGAgggaaaggccgctgggcctcaggcgcggtcGGGTCGCGACACGAACCTTTGACTCGACAAAAGCCCATTATTCCtcccaacctttcttattcctGGCAAGATGTATTTTAAAACATTCTCCCTGTACCCATCTCTACAGTTGATCAACGGCCCCGAGTAAACAGAGATAATCCTCTTCCCTGTCCACTATACCATGAATTTTAGTGTCTCTCACAAACCTACTAACTTTGTCACTTACATTCTCATCCGAATCACTGATATGAATGACAAACATTCCGGccccagcaccgacctctgcaggtcacaggcctccagtcctcggtgtttaagagacacttggacagacacTTCAATAGGCAAGGCACAGAGGGAGACTGAGCTAATGCCGGCCAATGGGATGAATGTGGATGGGAAATAGGTCAGCACAGAGGTGATGGGTCGAACGgcacatttctatgctgtatggcgATGGCTCTGTGAACTGAATCGCTAAGAACCCCCAAACCCCCACGGGTGCTGAGAATTCCAAACACAGTGACCCCTgaactcctcagacaggggaaacatcctacCTGGCTCcagcctgttgacccctgaaagaatttcatgtttccctgagatctcctctccttcgaaacagggaacagagaacatagaagagcagtacagcacaggaacaggcccttcattcaatgttcacattcatttgtgagtgtgaagtggggcagtgtgatggtttgagacagtaaaggaggtgataatgggaaccagtaggggagagatgaatggcagattgaaacaggagggggaggggtggaatgcctgtggatgaactgtgtgtgtagacgtaatgagaaactagagggggcaaagatggcagatgaggatgactttgttcCCTTTCCCAGAACCCCATCCCctgcagcccctcattaggacaggggatgaatttgctgGGACCcataagcaacacaggtcctgatgaagtgtttcagtctgaaccgtggactgtttactcttttccatagaaacttcccggcctgctgttcccccaacaatttgtgtgtgttactctgctttaaatatactcagttatTTGgcatccacagcagtctgtggcagattcactatcctgtggataaaggaattcctcctcatttctgtcataaatggacatccctatagtcggaagCTGTGCTTTCCGTTCtggacccacccacatcctcccaaaatcatctctctctccagacaggagtcAGAAAGGTctgatgagacccttcatcaggacctgtgtagcttggattaccagcatctgcagattttctcctgtttgatttttaaagcagaagttggtaagtaaacttcttgatcagtcagagGCTCAAAatttatggggaggaggcaggagaatagtgTTGAGAGGGGTAAGAAAtcaaccattcttctaaactcccatgagtacaggcccagaaccatcatatTACCATCAGAAACATCATATTAACTCATCATATGTTAACTTtttcatttccggaatcattcttgtgaacctcctggaccctctccaatgctagcacatcttttccgaTATATGCGACCagaaactgctcacattactccaagtgttgtctgaccaatgccttataaaacctcagaattacatccctgctcttgtactctaatcctctcgaaatgaaagcaaacattgagtttgccaatcttaccactgacacaaactgcaagttaaccttcagggaatcctgcacaatgacacccatgtccatttgcacctctgatttttgaatttcgccctgtttacaaaattgtctatgcctttattccttctaccaaagtgcatgcccgACTTCCCTACTCGATAATCCATCTATCAcgtatttgcccatttcctgatctgtctctgaccttccccagattccgagcttctgcagcactacttgccccttcacctatctccatatcgtctgcaagcttggccacaaaggcaacaattctgtcatccaaatcatccttctgtctatcttggctttgtgttcctcgaagaattccaacggatttgtcagacaagatttccccttaagggaaggcatgctgtctttgctctattttatcatttgcctccatgtacccgaaagctcgtccttaatactggactccaacatcttcccaagcacaccacatccagataacccacctataattttctttcccctgctgctctcccttcttaaagagtgaagtgaccgttgcaatttccagtcatcttgaatgaccaaatatctagtgattcttgaaagatcatcactaatgcccccatattctcttcagttaactctttccaaacactggggtgtggtccatctggtccaggacctTCAGACCTTCAATCGTCCCACGCACTttctcctcagtaacagcaacaacactcatttctgtccctgacactctcacatttctgacatacagttggtatcttccacagtgacacATAATACTAAATAGGTACCTCTGTCATGTCTTTATCTCACAtttctcctctccagtgtcattttctagggatccaatatccactctcactctcttttactctttacattttCTGTCCTCTTGAGTATTGTAGGCAAGCTTTCGATCCTATCTCATTTTCACTCCTTATGGCTTTGTAATTCCTTTCTGTTGATTATCAAAATCTTCTCGATACTCGGACATCCTGTTGAGTTTTGttctattgtatgccctctcttctgcttttatgctgtttttgacttctCGTGTCAAACACGGTTAGCTCATCCTCCCTGtataatacttcttcatctttgggtttTATTTATCCAAATTGCCCCTGGAGCTCCAGTCTTTGTTGTTCTGCAATCATCCCTgctcgtgtccccttccaatctactttgATCAGCTCCTCCCTCGTGCCTCCATAACTAACTTTACTCCACTctgatactgatacatccgacattatctccctctcaaactctggggtgaattctatcattttatgatcactggttcctaaaggttcttttaccataATCTCCCAAATcatatctggttcattatacaaatCCCACTCTGGAATTGCCTTTCTCccattgggctcaaccacaagcagtTCCAAAAAGCCATCATGGAGGCATtgtacaaattctttctcttggaA contains the following coding sequences:
- the LOC140720015 gene encoding E3 ubiquitin-protein ligase TRIM39-like, translated to MEKNLLALQENIRIIQEEISKLKEQMDQKDGVIFLKEEARRNRRINDDVQELSVTDEAQPFEKFDHPYLLNTVLRETVDAINRVSVTLDVETANPLLEVSEDRKSVRWTRTQRDLPDTGKRFTYWECVLGSEGFTSGRHYWEVEVTRNRVWCLGVAAESVERKGGVSLSPETGFWVIRLVDGLLYRDYDVLHRDYDEYGDLTSPESCLAAGPIPGRVGVYLSYESGTVSFYNAETKSHLHTFTGNKFTGKLHPFFVTWYENQWLRICSGSAPGL